In Streptomyces sp. TLI_146, the genomic stretch TTCGTCAATTCGGGGAAACAAGCGAGAGGTCGTCATGGAATTCTCGGTGCTCGGTTCGCTGCGGGTGCGTGAAAACGGTCACGATTACGCCCCCACGGCACCCAAACAGCGTCAGCTCCTCGCGCTGCTCGTCTTCAACGCCAATCAAGTCGTCACCGTGGGCACCTGTATCGAGGAACTGTGGGGAGAAAGTCCCCCGGATACCGGGCTTTCCACGCTCCAGTCGTACGTTCTGCAGCTCAGGCGCATCCTGAAGCGGGTGCCGCGCATCGGCAGCCTCAAGGCGGCGCGCGAATTGCTGCAGACCAGGGACGGTGGATATCTGCTCGCGGTCCGCCCCGAGGAACTCGACGTCAATCTCTTCCACGATCTCGTACGCCAGGGCCGGGCGGAACTCGGAAAGAACGACGCCGCCGCTTCCGAACTCCTGTCCGCCGCACTGGGTTTGTGGGAGGGATCGGCGCTCTCCGACGTCCAGGCGGGGCCCGTTCTGCGTATTCATCTGGCGGGTCTGGAGGAAACCCGGATCAGTGTCCAGGAACAGCGCATCGACGCCGATCTCCGGCTCGGCAGGCACCATGACCTACTCGGTGAACTGAGCGCGCTGTGCGCGCTGTATCCCACCCATGAGAATCTGCACGCCCAGTTCATGCTGGCGCTGAGCCGTTCGGGCCGGCGCACCCAGGCGCTGGAGGTCGTCCAGCGCCTGCGCAGGATGCTGGGCGACGAGCTCGGGCTCGAACCGTCCCCCCGGATGAACCGCCTCCACCAGGCGGTGCTCGCCTGCGACCCGGTGATCGACGCACCCACCAGGACCGCCCCGCTGCTCTCGCTCGACCTGCTCGCCCACAGCGGAGCCCGCTCGGCCTGAGCCACGGCCCGCCGCCCGCCGCCACGCCCGGCCGCGAAGACCTCCACGGTCTTCGCGGCCGGGCGTTTCTGTGTATGCAGCAGGGTGTTTCCGGCCGAGGGGCGGGCATACGCTGAGGGCCGGCGCCGTACCGCCGGTAGCAGAGTGCCCCGCCCGATCCGGCGTCCGTCACAGTGCGTCGTGTGTGGCCGGACCACATGTCCGCCGCCTTTGAATACGACCAAGGCAGCGCTCTGACCAGCGGATTCACCGGAACAAACCGGTCCGCCGCCTTGCCCTTTGCCGAACCATGCCGTTTCGCGTGGTGTCCGCCACCACCTCGGATCCCCACGTGTGATGGTTGTCTCCGGCAAGAAGTCGGGGCCGGAAGATTGGAAGCGGTGGGAGGGAGGTTACCCCTCTCCTCGGGGCGGTCAGAGGGTGCCCCCTCTACCTTGGCACGCGAGTGTGCGCCGAGCATCGTTGGATCCGGAATCAAGTGGCTCGCCGGACTGGGCGAGCCCTTCCTCCCACTCATTCCAAGGTCCACGGGGGACTCATGAACGCCGTTGCCCAGATACTGGAGAACTGCCCGTCCGACGACGACTCCCACCGATCCGGCACATCCGCGACCTGGGACGAGCGGGTGCTCACCGAGGTGAGCACGGTGCTGTTCGCCTCCCTGCGGCGCAGCGACCAGCGGCTGCGGGGCGTCGCGTACCTGCGAGGTCTGCTCGGGGCGAAGGGGCGCCGCTCGATACGCAACATGGCGGCCCTGCTGGGTGGTTCGGCCACCGAGCAGAGCCTCCACCACTTCGTCAGCGACTCGACCTGGGACTGGGTTCCGGTGCGCCGTTCCCTCGCCCGTCACATCACCCAGCTGGACCCGCCGTTGGCGTACGTGGTGCGGCCCATGGTCATTCCGAAGACCGGCGAGAACTCGGTGGGCGTGGACCGGCAGTTCGTCTCCGAGCTGGGCCAGCTCGTCAACGCCCAGCAGGCGGTGGGTATCTGGTCCGCCACCGAGAGGATGAGTGTGCCCCTCAACTGGCGGCTGCACCTGTCGTCCTCCTGGCTCAACGACCGCATCCGGCGCCGCCAGGCGTCCATCCCCGACGACCTCGGCGACCGCACCCTGGGCGACTGGGCGGTCGAGGCGGCCGTGGAGACGGCGAGCGACTGGGGGCTGCCGCGCCGGCCGGTCGTGCTGGACGCCCGGCACATGGACCTGGCCTCCACCATCGCGTCCTTCCGGGCCGCCGGGGTGCCCTTCCTCGCCCGGATCAACGGCGCGGTCCAGCTCACCGTGACCGACCCGGCCTTGCAGGGGCGGACGCCGGAGGTCCAGCAGGCCCTCCAGATCATGACCGCCGCCCGTGACCGGATGCGCCCGGCGCCGCTGCCGGGGCGCGGTCCCGGCAGCGGGCGGCCGATGCATCTGACCACCAAGATCCGCGTCCGCCCCTCGCCCGCCGTACGGCAGTTGGCGGGGCCGGGCGAACTGGCCCTGCTGGGCGTGGCGGAGAGCCGCCGCCAGGGGCCGATGGAACTGTGGCTCACCGATATGACCGAGACCCGGCTGCCCACCCTGATGCGGCTGAGCCGCCTCGTCCGCCGCGCCGACCATGACTTCCGCGAGACCACCGACCGCCTCGGCATCCGGGACTTCACCGGACGCTCCTACGCGGGCTGGCACCGCCATGTGACGCTGGCCTCGGCGGCCCACGCCGTGTCCGTACTGGACGCGGACGAGCCGGGGGCGAAGGGAACGGGCGAGCGCCGGGGCTGACCTGCGACAGCCGGACCTGACTACCTGTCAGCGCTCATCCCCGCTGCCGACTTCCGGTAGGCCGCCACCGCCGCGTCGGCGTCGGCGGCCACCAGGTCCGCGTTCATCGCCGCCGCGGCCCGCACCCCTGCGGCCGCGGCGGCCGGCACGCCCGCCATGAGGTCGGTGACGTTGCCCGCCACCCACACCCCGGGCACATGGGTGAGTCCGCTGTCGTCCGCTTCCACATACGTCCCCACACCCATGGGGTGTTCCACGGCGGTGAGCCCCAGGCCCGACAGCACACCTCCCCGGGCGACGAAGCGCGGGGCGACCGCCAGCGCCCGCACCGGCACCCGTACACCCGAGGACAGCCGTACCGCCGCCAGCCGGTCGTCCTCGACGTCGAGAGCGGCCACCTCCCCGTCGGCCACGGCGATCCCGAGCGCCGCCAACCGCTCCGACTGCTCCGGGTCGGGTCCGGGCCCGGTGTGCGGGAAGTACGTCACCCGGGGCGACAACTGCCGGAACAGCAGCGCCTGGTGCATCGAGGCGGGACCGGTGGCCAGCACCCCGATGGGCAGGTCGCGCACCTCCCAGCCGTGGCAGTACGGGCAGTGCAGCACATCCCGCCCCCACCGCTCCCGCAGTCCGCCGATCGCGGGCAGCTCGTCGGCCAACCCCGTCGTCACGAGCAACCGCCGGGCGGTGAAACCGTGCCCGCCCTCGGTCTCGACGACGAAGCCACCGTCCACCTTCCGCGCGGCCACCGCCCGGTCGGCGACGATCCGTCCGCCGTAGCCCGCCACCTCCTCACGGCCCGCCTTCAGCAGTTCGAGGGGCGGTATGCCGTCGCGGGACAGCAGTCCGTGGGCGGCGGCCGCGGGTGCGTTGCGCGGTTCGCCGGAGTCGACGACCACCACCGAGCGGCGCGACCGCACCAGCGTCAGCGCGCCCGACAGCCCGGCGACACCGCCTCCGACCACCACGACATCCAGTTCACTGGGGTTCTTCTCCATCGCGTTCATACGTGCACCGTGCGACCGGCCGACGCATCGGGCAACTCTTCTTGCCGTTTCGGCAAGCTCCCGGTCCGGCGGTCGGGTATCCGCCACCGGGCCGGGTTCCGGCCATGCTCACGCGCGCCGCGCACCACGGGGCAACCCCCGCCCGCCAGTTGCCGTCCTCCGGACAACGAAGGGCCCTCGGCGCCGCCCGGGGCACTCCGACGAGAACGACGACGAGGACGACCACTTTGATACGTGTGAAACGCATCGTGACCGCCACGCTGGCGGTGCTCACGCTGGCGGCGGTGACACCGGAACTCGCACAGGCGCAGCCGTCCGCCCGGCCGTGGGCGAACCCCCTGTCCAAGGCCGCCGACGACGACCAGTTGCCGCCGGGCTGGCGTATCACCGGCACCGGCGCCGCCCGGCAGCTGACCTGGACTTCCCCCGACCCGGTGCCGATGGGCGACGCCCGGGTGGAGTTCCGCGCCGGGGACCGCCTCCTCGGGCTGCCGGTGCCCGCGCGGGACAGGCGCTCCTTCCACCTGGCAGTCGACGGCGCCCGGATCGGGTCGGCCGCCGAGCTGAAGGTGCTGGCCGGCGGCCGGCGCCTCGACGCGGCCGGGGCCGGACGCACCACACCCCCGCCGACCGGACTCGCACCTGCCGCCCCGCAGGCGCAAGTCCCGCTCCCCGCGAACGAGGTGGATCCCGGAGTGCCGGGTCCGTACCGCACAGCTCGGGGCGCGTACACCCTCGCCTCGGTGCGGCTGCCCGGCCTCAAGGCCCCGGTGGAGATGCGCGGCACCGTGGTGGGGCCCACGAACGCGCCCGGCGGGCGTCCGCTGGCGCTGTTCCTGCACGGCCGCCACTACACCTGCTTCACCACCACCGGTGAGGACGGCGGCGAGTGGCCGTGCAAGCCCGGTGCGCTGCCGGTGCCGAGCCAGGACGGGTATCTGCGCGCCCAGCAGCTGTTGGCCTCGCAGGGCTATGTGACGGTGTCGATCGCCGCCAACGGCATCAACGGGCAGGACGCCGTGCTCGACGACGGCGGCGCCCAGGCCCGTTCGTCCCTGGTCCGGCTGCATCTGGCCCGCTGGGCGCAGTGGGCCGCGAAGCGGTCCGGCGCACCGGCCGCCGTGCGTGCCGTCGCCCCGGCGGACCCGTCCCGGGTGCTGCTCGTCGGGCACTCCCGGGGCGGCGAGGGCGTCAACCGGGCCGCGCTCGACAGCCTCTACGCACCGCCCGCCGACCAGGACGGCCACCACGGCCCGGTCCGCTGGAACATCCGCGGCACCGTCCTGATCGGCCCGACGGTCTTCGGCCAGAACCCCGCCCCCGACGTGCCCTCGCTGACCGTCCTGCCGGGCTGCGACGGCGATGTGTCCGATCTGCAGGGCGAGATATACGTCGACGGCACGCGCGGAGTGAGCCGCGGCGCCGCACTGCACAGCGCGGTGTACATGGTCGGCGCCAACCACAACTTCTTCAACAGCGAGTGGACTCCCGGCCAGTCGAAGGCGCCCGCGGACGACGACTTCGCCTCCGACGACACCCCCGACCGGGTCTGCGCCCCCGGCACCAGGACCCGGCTGACCGCGACCCCGCAGCAGACCGCCGGAGCCACCTACATCGCGGCGGCGGCCCGGCTGTTCGTCGCGGGCGACGACCGGGTGCGCCCGCTCCTGGACGGCTCCGGGCGCCGCGCGCCCTCGGCGGACCCCGCCCGGGTGCTGTCCCACGCCGTCGGCGCCCACCGCACCCCGGCGTTCCTGCCGGGCCCCGGGCTCGCCGTGTCCGGCGGCCGGGTGTGCGCCCAGGTCGACCCCGATCCGGCCCGCGCCTGTCTGCCGCCCGCCACCGCGGGGGCGTCGCCGCACTTCGCCGCGTGGGAGGCGGCGCGGGAGCCCGGCCGCGACGCGGTGGCCATGCGCTGGTCGCGGGCGGGCTCGCCGGTCGCCGTGCGGCCCGCGCGTCCGGTCTCCCTGGCGGGCAGCGACGCGCTGGCGCTACGGGTGATCGTCCCGCCCAACACCACGGGCACCCAGGTGGACGTCGCCCTCGTCGACACCTCGGGCCGCCGCGCGAACCTGGGCAGGGCACGCGTCGACGGGCTGCCGGGCACCGGGCGCACCGCCTCGTACTGGGCGCACGAGCTCCGTATGCCGCTGTCCGCCGCCACCCGGGCCGGACTCGACCTGAAGCGGGTCACGGCCCTGGAGCTGACGCCGCGCACCAAGAACGGCCAGGCGTGGCTGCTGGACGCCTCGGGCTGGAAGCCCGGCACACCGGCCGTGCACGCGCCCGCGCTGCCCCGCGTCGACATCGGCCGGCTGACGGTCGAGGAAGGCGACTCCGGTACGCGTACCTACCGCGTCCCGGTACGGGTCTCCGGCCACGGCAGCGGCCAGGTCCGGCTGTTCGTGCCCCAGCCGGGCACGGAGGACGTCACCGTCCGCACCGTCACGGTCCGCCCGGGCGGCCATGACATCGACGTGCCGGTGGTGGTGCGCGGCAACACCCGCTACGGCTACGACCTCGCGCGGGACGCGTTCGTCAAGGCGGTGCGCGGCACAGTGGTCGGCTCGCACCGCGGTGGTGTCACCGTGCGGAACGACGACCCGATGCCCACGGTCACGATGACACCCGTGGCCGACCATGTGGTCGAGGGCCAGTCGCTGACCTGGCGGGTTGCCCTGTCGGCGGCGGCCGACGCGGACATCACGGCCGAGTTCGCCCTGCTGCCGGTCGGCAAGGGCGCGGAGCTGTCCACCCCGGACGTCGCCCCGCAGTGGCTCAAGGACACCTTCGACGCGTCCCCCACCCCGGCCCGGCCGCTCTCCAAGGTGGTGGACGGCCCCTCCCTCGTGGTCACCGTGCCCGCGGGCCGGTTGAGCACCGACGTGGCCGTGCCCACGGTCAAGGACGGACTGAAGGAGCCGGTGGAGTCGCTGCGAGGACGTCTGATCACGTACGACACGTCCTGGGAACCGCACCCGGGCCCGGAGTTCACCGGGACCGTACGGGACGCCACGTAAGTCCGACGGGACCCCGGCGCCCGGAAGGGGGCCGGGGTCCTCTCCTCAGCGGCCCCGCTCCCCCAGCCACCCCACCGCCCGGTCGAACGCCGCATCCCGGTCGTGGGCGAACTCCGCGTCCGTGAAGACCGGTTCGGGCAGCAGGGGCGGCACACCGACTCCGTCGAACGTCGTCTTTCCGTCGCGGGTCAGGAACTCCTCGTTGGGCACGCCGAACCACCACTCACCGTGGCCCTCGCCCGGCAGCGTGCGCTCCATCACGTCCGAGAACACGCCCTGTGTGGGCTCCCCGATCCGCGTCGTCGGCGCGGGCCGCTCCATCATGGCCTGGGTGAACGTCTCCCCCGCGCTGAACGTCGACCCTCCGGTGAGCAGCGCGACCGGCCCGCTGTAGCGCGTGGCGGCGGCCGGGCGGACGTACTGGGGCTGGGGGGCGGTGTGGCGGGTGCGCTTGGCGTAGGCGAAGTACGGGCGGTCGGTGAGGCGGGCGGCGAGGTCGAGGCCGAGGCTGTCGGAACCGCCGCCGTTGACGCGTACGTCGAGGATCAGCCCGCGCAGCCGGTGCACCCGGTCGGGGGTGAGGATCGCGTCGAGGGCGCGGTCGAGCTCGGCGCGGTTGGCCGCGTAGGTGTTCGCCTCGCTGTAGCCGCTGAACGCGGACAGCCGCAGATAGCCGTAGCTTCCGCCGCCCGGCGCAGGCACGTCGGCGTACCCGATACGGCCGTTGGCGTAGGGGTGCAGCGACTGCCCCTTCAGGTCGCGGCGCTCCACGAACGCCCTGACCTTGGCGTCGAGGCCGGGGCCGGGGACAACGGTCCCGGGGCGGGTCATGCCGAAGAAGCCGGTCTCGCCGGCGGAGACGACGATATGGGCGTCATGCAGCGGCGCGACCATCTCGGCGAGGATGCCGTAGAGCTCGGCGTCGGTGCGCGCCGCCTCGGCGCGGGGCCGGTAGCGGTCGCGCACCTCCTGCCAGTCGATCCCCTTGGCGGCGAAGAAGGGGTAATTCTCCTGGAAGGTCTGCCAGAAGACGTCGAACGCGCCGGGCTGCGGTGCGCGGCAGGTGGCGGGCAGCGCGGCGAGCCGCCGCAGGGAGCGGTCGCCCGGCGACCCGTCGATGTGCAGCTTCGCCCGAGCCCCGGTGCGGAGGGTGTACATGTCGCCGTCCGCCATGGCGTACCGCGCGGGTGTGTTCTTCTCGCGGGTGCCCGTGACGCCCTTCAGGCAGCTGAGGGAGGTCACCTGATAGGTGTCGAGGACCCCGCCGTGTACGGCGAGCACGGTGCCGTAGTCGTCGACCTGCCAGATGCCTTCTGGGCCGGGCCGTTCCGCGGCGCCCGCCGCGCCGGTGGTGGTGAGCGCGCCGAGCGCGCACAGTCCGGCGACGAGCGCCGCGGTCTTCCTGAACTGCGTGATCATGCAGTC encodes the following:
- a CDS encoding S41 family peptidase, which codes for MITQFRKTAALVAGLCALGALTTTGAAGAAERPGPEGIWQVDDYGTVLAVHGGVLDTYQVTSLSCLKGVTGTREKNTPARYAMADGDMYTLRTGARAKLHIDGSPGDRSLRRLAALPATCRAPQPGAFDVFWQTFQENYPFFAAKGIDWQEVRDRYRPRAEAARTDAELYGILAEMVAPLHDAHIVVSAGETGFFGMTRPGTVVPGPGLDAKVRAFVERRDLKGQSLHPYANGRIGYADVPAPGGGSYGYLRLSAFSGYSEANTYAANRAELDRALDAILTPDRVHRLRGLILDVRVNGGGSDSLGLDLAARLTDRPYFAYAKRTRHTAPQPQYVRPAAATRYSGPVALLTGGSTFSAGETFTQAMMERPAPTTRIGEPTQGVFSDVMERTLPGEGHGEWWFGVPNEEFLTRDGKTTFDGVGVPPLLPEPVFTDAEFAHDRDAAFDRAVGWLGERGR
- a CDS encoding transposase translates to MNAVAQILENCPSDDDSHRSGTSATWDERVLTEVSTVLFASLRRSDQRLRGVAYLRGLLGAKGRRSIRNMAALLGGSATEQSLHHFVSDSTWDWVPVRRSLARHITQLDPPLAYVVRPMVIPKTGENSVGVDRQFVSELGQLVNAQQAVGIWSATERMSVPLNWRLHLSSSWLNDRIRRRQASIPDDLGDRTLGDWAVEAAVETASDWGLPRRPVVLDARHMDLASTIASFRAAGVPFLARINGAVQLTVTDPALQGRTPEVQQALQIMTAARDRMRPAPLPGRGPGSGRPMHLTTKIRVRPSPAVRQLAGPGELALLGVAESRRQGPMELWLTDMTETRLPTLMRLSRLVRRADHDFRETTDRLGIRDFTGRSYAGWHRHVTLASAAHAVSVLDADEPGAKGTGERRG
- a CDS encoding NAD(P)/FAD-dependent oxidoreductase, translated to MNAMEKNPSELDVVVVGGGVAGLSGALTLVRSRRSVVVVDSGEPRNAPAAAAHGLLSRDGIPPLELLKAGREEVAGYGGRIVADRAVAARKVDGGFVVETEGGHGFTARRLLVTTGLADELPAIGGLRERWGRDVLHCPYCHGWEVRDLPIGVLATGPASMHQALLFRQLSPRVTYFPHTGPGPDPEQSERLAALGIAVADGEVAALDVEDDRLAAVRLSSGVRVPVRALAVAPRFVARGGVLSGLGLTAVEHPMGVGTYVEADDSGLTHVPGVWVAGNVTDLMAGVPAAAAAGVRAAAAMNADLVAADADAAVAAYRKSAAGMSADR
- a CDS encoding AfsR/SARP family transcriptional regulator, with amino-acid sequence MEFSVLGSLRVRENGHDYAPTAPKQRQLLALLVFNANQVVTVGTCIEELWGESPPDTGLSTLQSYVLQLRRILKRVPRIGSLKAARELLQTRDGGYLLAVRPEELDVNLFHDLVRQGRAELGKNDAAASELLSAALGLWEGSALSDVQAGPVLRIHLAGLEETRISVQEQRIDADLRLGRHHDLLGELSALCALYPTHENLHAQFMLALSRSGRRTQALEVVQRLRRMLGDELGLEPSPRMNRLHQAVLACDPVIDAPTRTAPLLSLDLLAHSGARSA